The following are encoded in a window of Brevibacillus ruminantium genomic DNA:
- a CDS encoding LCP family protein, translating into MFLLLIGILAGGYYGYAFYQFAEDIQQPNLVDHRLEPGETKAAELPVWNGKERVNILLMGVDRRGMKNSGLPRSDSMMLVSVDPVTKRYDLFSILRDTYVDIPDHGSSRINAAIVEGGPELAMETVSNLTGLDVDRYVITDFEGFKHLIDAVGGVEIDVEKNMRYHDPTDKGVYDINLKKGVQRLDGTKALQYVRFRHDATSDYTRTERQRKLMSALASQMKSGTTLFQLPSILKQVTPYIQTNISSMDMLKLAGLGLSLDTQNPGKYQLPPMGAFHESHRAGSVLIPDVEQVQEFIQEALQPAPPEDKEPGSTTATKKTPNDTQS; encoded by the coding sequence ATGTTTCTGCTCCTGATTGGCATTCTGGCAGGGGGCTATTACGGATACGCGTTTTATCAATTTGCGGAAGATATCCAGCAGCCGAATCTGGTCGATCACCGACTGGAACCGGGTGAGACCAAAGCAGCCGAGCTGCCCGTTTGGAATGGCAAGGAACGGGTCAATATTCTGCTCATGGGTGTAGACCGGCGAGGGATGAAAAACAGTGGACTTCCCCGCTCAGACAGCATGATGCTGGTCAGTGTCGATCCTGTCACCAAACGATATGATCTTTTTTCCATCTTGCGAGACACTTATGTGGATATTCCTGATCACGGCAGCTCACGGATCAATGCGGCCATCGTGGAAGGCGGGCCGGAGTTAGCCATGGAAACGGTCAGCAATCTGACCGGTCTTGATGTAGACAGATATGTCATTACGGATTTTGAAGGGTTCAAGCATCTGATAGACGCCGTTGGCGGGGTGGAAATCGATGTAGAAAAAAACATGCGCTATCATGATCCTACGGACAAAGGTGTGTATGATATCAATCTGAAAAAGGGCGTGCAGCGGCTGGATGGCACCAAGGCTCTCCAGTATGTACGCTTCCGGCATGATGCTACATCTGACTATACGCGGACCGAGCGTCAGCGAAAGCTGATGTCGGCACTGGCCAGTCAGATGAAAAGCGGTACAACCTTGTTCCAGCTTCCGTCTATTTTGAAGCAGGTGACGCCGTACATCCAGACCAATATCAGTTCGATGGATATGCTGAAGCTGGCCGGATTGGGCCTTTCGCTGGATACGCAAAATCCTGGCAAATACCAGCTTCCGCCGATGGGGGCCTTTCATGAATCGCATCGAGCGGGATCGGTGCTCATTCCGGATGTGGAGCAGGTTCAGGAGTTTATCCAGGAAGCACTCCAGCCAGCGCCTCCGGAAGATAAGGAGCCCGGTTCAACAACAGCAACGAAAAAAACACCAAACGACACGCAAAGCTGA
- a CDS encoding spore germination protein — protein sequence MNTEIIRKWFSHTAELIIEDIEERDSHVRVYFLKSMADTKLIYTKILPELRKLSPHPLKIEDVESHLGVPTSQRLAKQQDVINHLLKGSVYIHVNQAPYGLAIPVAAENKRNIARPEIETNVLGPQQAFVEDLDTNIAIIRKYLTSPQLFHEQLWVGESARQEVALLYMEEIVNPENVQTIRQRIQDLQTDGLIDTNMLSQYISDNELSLFPTLLQTERPDRVADGLQNGQVAILIEGSPFVLLGPTALFHFFESPDDYYFRWSLGTFTRLLRMIAMLVSLLLTPLYVAALTFHYEMIPADLLLSLAQSRARVPFPPLFEALMMEIIIELLREAGARLPTKVGQTIGIVGGIVIGQAAVQAGITSNILIIIVAFGALSSFIAPSYVIGSTIRVIRFPVIVLAGILGLMGIMVAMSFLISHLLRITSLGRPYMSPLYPVRLGDWKNTYFRAPYSFLAKRLSIFQSRNPLRYGRKEAHQIHNLDEDE from the coding sequence GTGAATACCGAGATCATTCGCAAATGGTTTTCCCATACAGCAGAACTGATCATCGAGGACATCGAGGAGAGGGATTCGCACGTTCGCGTTTATTTTCTAAAGAGCATGGCAGACACGAAGCTCATTTACACGAAGATATTGCCTGAGCTTCGCAAGCTTTCGCCCCATCCCTTGAAGATTGAAGACGTGGAGAGTCATCTCGGTGTGCCCACCTCCCAGCGCTTGGCCAAGCAACAGGATGTGATCAACCACCTCTTGAAGGGGTCTGTCTATATCCATGTCAACCAGGCCCCCTATGGGCTGGCGATACCTGTGGCTGCTGAAAACAAACGAAACATTGCCAGACCTGAGATCGAGACCAATGTTCTTGGGCCGCAGCAGGCATTTGTTGAAGATCTGGATACCAATATTGCGATCATCCGAAAATACCTGACCTCTCCCCAGTTGTTTCACGAGCAGCTCTGGGTCGGGGAAAGCGCTCGGCAAGAAGTGGCGCTGCTTTATATGGAAGAGATCGTCAACCCTGAGAATGTACAGACCATTCGGCAGCGTATACAGGATTTACAGACAGATGGGCTTATAGACACCAACATGCTCTCCCAGTACATTTCGGACAACGAGCTCTCCCTTTTCCCGACCCTGCTTCAGACAGAAAGACCGGATCGGGTGGCGGATGGTTTGCAGAACGGGCAGGTGGCGATTCTGATTGAAGGCAGTCCTTTTGTCCTTTTGGGTCCCACTGCACTGTTCCATTTTTTTGAGTCTCCGGATGATTATTATTTTCGCTGGAGCCTCGGTACATTTACCCGACTGCTTCGAATGATAGCCATGCTGGTGTCCCTGCTCCTCACGCCGCTCTATGTGGCAGCGCTCACCTTTCACTACGAAATGATTCCGGCTGATCTTCTGCTGTCTCTGGCTCAGTCGCGAGCACGCGTGCCATTCCCGCCCTTGTTTGAAGCACTCATGATGGAAATTATTATCGAACTGCTGAGGGAGGCCGGGGCCCGACTGCCGACCAAGGTCGGGCAAACGATCGGGATTGTGGGAGGGATTGTGATTGGGCAAGCAGCCGTCCAGGCGGGAATTACGAGCAATATTCTCATTATCATCGTCGCTTTTGGCGCATTGTCATCCTTCATCGCGCCCAGCTACGTGATCGGGTCTACGATTCGGGTCATTCGCTTCCCGGTTATTGTGCTGGCAGGCATTTTGGGGTTGATGGGGATCATGGTGGCTATGAGCTTTTTGATCAGTCATCTGCTGAGAATCACCAGTCTGGGACGGCCGTATATGTCCCCTCTGTATCCGGTTCGCTTGGGTGACTGGAAAAACACCTATTTCCGAGCTCCGTACTCTTTTTTGGCGAAACGGCTCTCGATTTTTCAAAGCCGCAATCCGCTTCGCTATGGAAGGAAAGAAGCGCACCAAATTCATAACCTGGATGAAGACGAGTAG
- a CDS encoding GerAB/ArcD/ProY family transporter has protein sequence MKVNVQHSLTTTIAPYMVGFLIFANQVGLGMLGYQRPVAARAGHDAWISVIIAGLISHLAVWVICRTLQKYPSADLFGIHQDVYGKFLGRLLSLMYILYFSGMTLIFLRGYIEVVQSWMFPQLATWLLGIILVFLTLYTVLGGIRIITGYVILSVFITIWLFFDLYFTLHYARWYYLLPILEADFRQLIAGALVMAFTSVGYEILYIVYPYVQDKKRIHRSAQLGVLCTNIIYIAVMVITLVFFSEEQLQRTIWPTLMIKTVVSFPFLERLELLGISLWVFIVLPNIMLYIWSASKGCYRLFGWKQKKVLYALMMVIFIAMQFFSTRQSINFIIDYMSKISLYVAVYYPFILFLLVLIKQRRNRKETNHEEMQR, from the coding sequence ATGAAGGTCAATGTCCAGCACAGTCTTACAACTACCATCGCTCCGTATATGGTGGGGTTTCTGATTTTCGCCAATCAAGTGGGATTGGGGATGCTGGGGTATCAACGGCCGGTCGCAGCCAGAGCGGGCCATGACGCATGGATTTCCGTCATCATCGCGGGTCTCATTTCGCATCTCGCGGTGTGGGTTATCTGTCGCACCCTGCAAAAGTATCCTTCAGCCGATTTGTTTGGCATCCATCAGGATGTCTATGGAAAATTCCTCGGCAGGTTGCTCAGTCTGATGTATATCCTCTATTTCAGCGGGATGACACTGATCTTTTTGCGCGGGTACATTGAAGTGGTCCAATCCTGGATGTTTCCCCAGCTCGCTACCTGGCTGCTGGGCATCATTCTGGTGTTCCTGACCCTCTATACAGTTCTCGGCGGGATTCGCATCATCACGGGGTATGTGATCCTTTCCGTTTTTATTACCATTTGGCTGTTTTTTGATCTTTATTTCACGCTTCATTATGCCCGGTGGTACTATTTGCTGCCGATCTTGGAGGCTGATTTCAGGCAGTTGATTGCCGGGGCTTTGGTGATGGCGTTTACTTCGGTGGGTTACGAGATTTTATACATCGTTTACCCATATGTTCAGGACAAAAAGCGGATTCATCGCAGTGCGCAGCTTGGCGTGTTGTGTACGAACATCATTTACATCGCGGTGATGGTCATCACGCTGGTTTTTTTCAGCGAGGAACAGCTCCAGCGAACTATCTGGCCGACGCTGATGATCAAAACCGTCGTCTCCTTTCCCTTTCTGGAGCGGCTTGAACTTTTGGGGATTTCATTGTGGGTCTTCATCGTCCTGCCGAACATCATGCTGTACATCTGGTCTGCTTCCAAAGGCTGTTACAGACTGTTTGGCTGGAAGCAGAAAAAGGTCCTGTATGCTCTCATGATGGTGATTTTTATCGCGATGCAGTTTTTTTCCACCAGGCAATCGATCAATTTCATCATTGATTACATGTCGAAAATCAGCTTGTACGTCGCTGTGTACTACCCCTTTATCTTGTTTCTGCTGGTTTTGATCAAACAGCGCCGGAACAGAAAGGAGACGAATCATGAGGAGATGCAGAGGTGA
- a CDS encoding Ger(x)C family spore germination protein: MRRCRGERYLRREVWLILLALLMTGCVKTEIFDDLGLMTVSGYDLLNDDRIYGTAVIPTINPEAKEKVQILSGESMTTKGFRDKANLQSDKEMVSGQLRVVMYNVELAKKGVGNLVDTLYRDPSVGSRVYLCVFDGLTKDLLSTRFEAKGNVGMYLYRMIEHNVEQDKIPSPTLHEFIRTYFGEGIDPYLPLLEKKGKNVGIKGVALFRDDKYVDWVPPKEAFFIKLVHENYRTATYEMRTSRKRLELEPNSGGDKETDFRLVFDTISSKASIKVVSQKPLIFDVKIKLKARILEMSEPVKLENPKMTKQLDKVLSENLKQELEKVVRKIQKMGVDPFGFGERYRSQVRGAGKLSHEELQKRFQEAEFRFHVDAEVIRNGVMD; this comes from the coding sequence ATGAGGAGATGCAGAGGTGAGCGCTATCTGCGGCGGGAGGTATGGCTGATATTGCTTGCACTCCTGATGACGGGCTGTGTGAAAACGGAGATTTTTGACGATCTGGGGTTGATGACGGTATCGGGATACGATTTGCTGAACGACGATCGGATCTACGGCACGGCGGTCATCCCGACAATCAATCCAGAGGCCAAAGAAAAGGTGCAGATTCTCTCAGGCGAAAGCATGACCACCAAAGGCTTTCGCGACAAAGCAAACCTTCAGTCAGATAAAGAGATGGTAAGCGGGCAGCTGCGCGTCGTGATGTACAATGTAGAGCTTGCCAAGAAGGGCGTAGGCAATTTGGTGGACACCCTGTACCGGGACCCCTCGGTCGGCAGCCGCGTCTATCTGTGTGTGTTTGATGGATTGACGAAGGATTTGCTCTCGACCAGGTTCGAAGCGAAAGGGAACGTCGGCATGTACCTCTATCGGATGATTGAGCACAACGTCGAGCAGGATAAAATTCCATCCCCGACACTGCATGAATTCATACGCACTTATTTTGGCGAGGGCATTGATCCATACCTTCCCCTTCTTGAGAAAAAGGGAAAAAACGTGGGGATTAAAGGAGTGGCCTTGTTTCGCGATGATAAGTACGTCGATTGGGTACCGCCGAAGGAAGCCTTTTTTATTAAACTGGTACATGAAAACTATCGAACGGCCACCTATGAGATGAGAACATCGCGGAAGCGCTTGGAGCTTGAGCCAAACTCCGGTGGAGACAAAGAAACGGATTTTCGGCTGGTATTTGACACCATCAGCAGCAAGGCAAGCATCAAGGTTGTCAGCCAGAAACCACTGATATTTGACGTCAAAATCAAATTGAAGGCCCGCATTCTGGAGATGTCGGAACCAGTAAAGCTGGAGAATCCGAAAATGACAAAGCAACTCGACAAGGTCCTTTCAGAAAATCTGAAACAAGAGCTGGAGAAGGTCGTTCGGAAGATCCAAAAAATGGGTGTGGACCCGTTTGGTTTTGGGGAAAGGTACCGGTCTCAAGTGCGGGGAGCGGGAAAGCTTTCACATGAAGAATTGCAAAAACGTTTTCAAGAGGCGGAGTTCCGCTTTCACGTAGATGCCGAGGTCATCCGCAATGGAGTCATGGATTAA